The following are encoded together in the Variovorax sp. PBS-H4 genome:
- a CDS encoding NfeD family protein, whose protein sequence is MPPQQPPPRIRRMGSARTWLMGLVLLAHGAAASAEAVSPAVTTPRLVVLMQLEGAIGPAAADYVHRGLALAAAKDAKLAVLQIDTPGGLDTSMRSIVKDILASRVPVATFVAPNGARAASAGTYILYASHIAAMAPASNLGAATPVAIGMPGRPDTKPANKDDKDDKGEKGEKGEKGDQGAGSEKAADAMTAKRLSDASAYIRSLAQLRHRNAEWAEQAVRASVSLSAQEARAKRVVDYVAQDVADLLMQVNGRDVEMERGTVRLATQRAQLLVFEADWRSRLLSVITEPSLALILLMIGVYGLLFEFSSPGFVLPGVVGAISLMLALFGLQMLPVNYAGLALILLGVAFLIAEAFLPSFGALGLGGIAAFAFGAVLLIDNDVPGFGVPLWVIALSSAVSALFIILVAGMAARANRRPVVSGVTTLVGTTGELVEFADGEGWAQIQGDYWRVTGAGDLYAGRRVRVSGVQGGALQVAPEGQESARKV, encoded by the coding sequence ATGCCACCGCAGCAGCCCCCTCCTAGAATCCGCCGCATGGGGTCCGCCAGAACATGGTTGATGGGACTGGTCCTCCTGGCGCACGGGGCAGCGGCCAGCGCTGAAGCCGTGTCTCCCGCCGTCACGACGCCGCGGCTCGTGGTCCTCATGCAGCTCGAAGGCGCGATCGGGCCTGCCGCCGCCGACTACGTGCACCGTGGTCTCGCGCTTGCAGCCGCCAAGGATGCGAAGCTCGCGGTGCTCCAGATCGACACTCCCGGCGGGCTCGACACCTCGATGCGCAGCATCGTGAAGGACATCCTCGCCTCCCGCGTCCCGGTCGCGACCTTCGTCGCACCCAATGGTGCGCGGGCCGCCAGTGCCGGCACTTACATCCTCTATGCCAGCCACATCGCCGCGATGGCGCCGGCCTCCAATCTCGGCGCCGCGACGCCCGTGGCCATCGGCATGCCGGGGCGCCCGGATACCAAGCCTGCAAACAAGGACGACAAGGACGACAAGGGCGAAAAGGGCGAAAAGGGCGAGAAGGGCGACCAGGGCGCCGGCAGCGAGAAGGCGGCCGATGCCATGACCGCCAAGCGCCTGTCCGACGCCTCGGCCTACATCCGCAGCCTCGCGCAATTGCGCCATCGCAACGCCGAGTGGGCCGAGCAGGCGGTGCGCGCATCGGTCAGCCTGTCCGCACAGGAGGCCCGGGCAAAGCGGGTGGTCGACTACGTCGCGCAGGATGTGGCCGACCTGCTGATGCAGGTCAACGGGCGCGACGTGGAGATGGAGCGCGGCACCGTGCGGCTCGCCACGCAGCGCGCGCAGCTGCTGGTGTTCGAGGCCGACTGGCGCAGCCGCCTGCTGTCGGTGATCACCGAACCCAGCCTGGCGCTGATCCTCCTGATGATCGGCGTGTACGGCCTGCTGTTCGAGTTCTCCAGCCCCGGCTTCGTGCTGCCCGGGGTGGTGGGTGCGATCAGCCTGATGCTGGCGCTCTTCGGCCTGCAGATGCTGCCCGTCAACTACGCCGGGCTCGCACTGATCCTGCTGGGCGTGGCCTTCCTGATCGCGGAGGCCTTCCTGCCCAGCTTCGGCGCGCTCGGGCTGGGCGGTATTGCAGCCTTCGCTTTCGGCGCAGTGCTGCTGATCGACAACGACGTGCCGGGCTTCGGCGTGCCGCTCTGGGTGATCGCGCTGAGCAGCGCCGTCTCGGCGCTCTTCATCATCCTGGTCGCAGGAATGGCGGCGAGGGCGAACCGGCGCCCGGTGGTCAGCGGCGTGACGACGCTGGTGGGCACGACAGGCGAGCTCGTCGAGTTCGCCGACGGCGAGGGCTGGGCGCAGATCCAGGGCGACTACTGGCGCGTCACCGGCGCGGGCGACCTGTACGCGGGCCGGCGGGTGCGGGTCAGCGGCGTGCAGGGCGGCGCGCTGCAGGTGGCGCCGGAGGGCCAGGAGTCCGCCCGGAAGGTCTGA
- a CDS encoding slipin family protein has translation MFFNLGVALALLVVVLAVLLAAASLRILREYERGVVFQLGRFWKVKGPGLVILIPGIQQMVRVGLRVMVLDIPSQDVITRDNVSVKVNAVLYFRVVDAEKAIIQVEKFFEATSQLAQTTLRAVLGKHELDDLLAERERLNLDIQKTLESQTDAWGIKVTNVEIKHVDLNENMVRAIARQAEAERERRAKVIHAEGELQASVKLAEAAEILAREPQALQLRYLETLTVIAADKNSTIIFPLPLDIVGPLLQSLRK, from the coding sequence ATGTTCTTCAATCTCGGCGTTGCGCTCGCTCTTCTCGTCGTGGTGTTGGCGGTGCTGCTCGCCGCCGCCTCGCTGCGCATCCTGCGCGAGTACGAGCGCGGGGTGGTGTTCCAGCTCGGCCGCTTCTGGAAGGTCAAGGGACCCGGTCTGGTGATCCTGATCCCCGGCATCCAGCAGATGGTCCGCGTGGGCCTGCGGGTGATGGTGCTGGACATCCCGAGCCAGGACGTGATCACGCGCGACAACGTCTCGGTGAAGGTCAACGCGGTGCTTTACTTCCGGGTGGTCGATGCGGAGAAGGCCATCATCCAGGTCGAGAAGTTTTTCGAGGCGACCAGCCAGTTGGCGCAGACCACGCTGCGGGCGGTGCTGGGCAAGCACGAGCTCGACGACCTGCTGGCCGAGCGCGAGCGCCTCAACCTCGACATCCAGAAGACGCTGGAATCGCAGACCGACGCCTGGGGCATCAAGGTGACCAATGTCGAGATCAAGCACGTGGACCTCAACGAGAACATGGTGCGCGCCATCGCGCGCCAGGCCGAAGCCGAGCGCGAGCGCCGGGCCAAGGTGATCCATGCCGAAGGCGAACTGCAGGCTTCAGTCAAGCTGGCCGAAGCGGCGGAGATCCTGGCGCGGGAGCCGCAGGCGCTGCAGCTGCGCTACCTGGAAACCTTGACGGTGATCGCGGCGGACAAGAACTCGACCATCATCTTTCCGCTGCCGCTGGACATCGTCGGGCCGCTGTTGCAGTCGCTGCGCAAATAG
- the corA gene encoding magnesium/cobalt transporter CorA → MLINCVVYENGTKLADIPVSQISEYASLPSCFVWVALRDASAQELAEVQEEFGLHPLAVEDAQHGHQRPKVEEYADSLFVVMHLLESGAAAGTSELSVGELDVFVGRNYVVSVRNRSDHGFVEVRERCEREPELLKNGPGFVLYALMDAVVDRYFPVIDAFEVELEDIEQRIFTKGSSRENIKQLYELKQRLTLLKHAVAPLLEGTSKLHGGRVPQICAGTQEYFRDVVDHLGRINSSIDAIRETIGTAIHVNLSMVTIEDNEVTKRFAAWAAIFAVCTAFAGIWGMNFEYMPELKWRYGYWAALGLIASLCGILYYRFRRAGWV, encoded by the coding sequence ATGCTCATCAACTGCGTCGTCTACGAGAACGGCACCAAGCTGGCCGACATTCCCGTTTCCCAGATCAGCGAATATGCCTCGCTGCCCAGCTGCTTCGTCTGGGTCGCGCTGCGCGACGCATCCGCGCAGGAGCTGGCGGAGGTGCAGGAGGAGTTCGGCCTGCATCCGCTGGCGGTCGAGGATGCGCAGCACGGCCACCAGCGGCCCAAGGTCGAGGAGTACGCGGATTCGCTGTTCGTCGTGATGCACCTGCTGGAGTCCGGCGCGGCGGCCGGCACCTCCGAGCTGTCCGTGGGCGAGCTCGATGTCTTCGTCGGCCGCAACTACGTGGTCTCGGTGCGCAACCGCAGCGACCATGGCTTCGTCGAGGTGCGCGAGCGCTGCGAGCGCGAGCCCGAGCTGCTGAAGAACGGGCCGGGCTTCGTGCTCTATGCGCTGATGGATGCCGTGGTCGACCGGTACTTCCCCGTCATCGATGCCTTCGAGGTCGAGCTCGAGGACATCGAGCAGCGCATCTTCACCAAGGGTTCGTCCCGCGAGAACATCAAGCAGCTCTACGAGCTCAAGCAGCGCCTGACGCTGCTCAAGCACGCCGTTGCGCCACTGCTCGAGGGCACCAGCAAGCTGCATGGCGGGCGCGTCCCGCAGATCTGCGCCGGCACTCAGGAGTACTTTCGCGACGTGGTGGACCACCTCGGCCGCATCAACAGCTCCATCGATGCGATTCGAGAGACGATCGGCACCGCGATCCACGTCAACCTTTCGATGGTCACCATCGAGGACAACGAGGTCACCAAGCGCTTTGCCGCGTGGGCGGCGATCTTTGCCGTCTGCACGGCCTTCGCGGGCATCTGGGGCATGAACTTCGAATACATGCCCGAGCTGAAGTGGCGCTATGGCTACTGGGCTGCGCTGGGTCTCATCGCGAGCCTCTGCGGCATCCTCTATTACCGGTTCCGGCGAGCAGGCTGGGTCTAG
- a CDS encoding amidohydrolase family protein: MPRAFPPLLLRNVRPLGGAAVDVLVQEGRVAALRPALEAAPGCVVEEGGGALLLPGLVEGHTHLDKTMWGLDWYRNEVGPRLIDRIDNERTFRQASGHDAAAQSLALAKAFLALGTTRLRTHVDVDTEAGLRHLDGVLRTRDAMKDVQQIQIVAFPQSGLLGRPGTAQLLDEALAQGADVLGGLDPCAIDGDPVRSLDTLFELAQRHGRPLDIHLHEPGAMGAFSLALILDRTAALGLQGRVAISHGFCLGDLPERECEALLARMAHLGVVLITSAPAARAVPPLLACRRAGVTVLGGNDGIRDTWTPYGSPDMLERAMLLGLRYNLRRDEELAIALDCVTEAGARGCGFDAYGLAPGCRADLVLVEAQTVAQAVVARPPRRLVVSGGRVVARGGALLADAVSA; encoded by the coding sequence ATGCCCCGGGCATTTCCCCCGCTGCTGCTGCGCAATGTTCGTCCGCTCGGCGGCGCCGCCGTCGACGTGCTGGTGCAGGAGGGCCGTGTCGCGGCCCTGCGCCCCGCGCTCGAGGCCGCGCCGGGCTGCGTGGTGGAGGAGGGCGGCGGCGCACTGCTGCTGCCCGGCCTCGTCGAGGGCCATACCCACCTCGACAAGACGATGTGGGGCCTGGACTGGTACCGCAACGAGGTCGGCCCGCGGCTCATCGACCGCATCGACAACGAACGTACCTTTCGCCAAGCCAGCGGCCATGACGCGGCGGCACAGTCGCTGGCCCTGGCCAAGGCTTTCCTGGCGCTGGGCACGACGCGGCTGCGCACTCATGTGGACGTCGACACCGAGGCCGGATTGCGCCATCTCGATGGCGTGCTGCGCACCCGCGACGCGATGAAGGACGTGCAGCAGATCCAGATCGTGGCCTTCCCTCAGTCCGGCCTGCTGGGGCGCCCGGGCACTGCGCAGCTGCTGGACGAGGCGCTGGCGCAGGGCGCCGACGTGCTCGGCGGCCTGGACCCCTGCGCGATCGACGGCGACCCGGTGCGTTCGCTGGACACGCTGTTCGAGTTGGCGCAGCGCCACGGCCGCCCGCTCGACATCCACCTGCACGAGCCTGGCGCAATGGGCGCTTTTTCCCTGGCGCTGATCCTGGACCGCACGGCTGCGCTGGGTCTGCAGGGCCGGGTCGCCATCAGCCACGGCTTCTGCCTGGGGGATCTGCCCGAACGCGAGTGCGAGGCGCTGCTGGCGCGCATGGCGCATCTGGGCGTGGTGCTGATCACCAGCGCGCCGGCCGCGCGCGCCGTGCCGCCGCTGCTGGCCTGCCGGCGCGCCGGCGTGACGGTGCTGGGCGGCAACGACGGCATTCGCGACACCTGGACGCCCTACGGCAGCCCCGACATGCTGGAGCGGGCGATGCTGCTCGGCCTGCGCTACAACCTGCGGCGCGACGAGGAACTGGCGATTGCGCTCGACTGCGTCACCGAGGCGGGCGCGCGCGGCTGCGGGTTCGATGCCTACGGCCTGGCGCCCGGCTGCCGTGCCGACCTGGTGCTGGTCGAGGCGCAGACCGTCGCGCAAGCCGTGGTGGCGCGGCCGCCGCGGCGGCTCGTGGTCTCGGGCGGGCGCGTCGTGGCGCGTGGCGGGGCGCTCCTGGCCGACGCGGTCAGTGCGTGA
- a CDS encoding Bug family tripartite tricarboxylate transporter substrate binding protein → MISKRRLLQGVAASLCVTPAWAQQTLSPPRAARAGAMPGAWPTQPVRVLVGFPAGASPDLAARAIAEPLARQLGQPVIVENKPGASGNVAASLVAKAQDDHTIGALINGNLTIAKLLNPATPFDPEKDFAPVGLIGTAPLVLATSGEAVGKTPAELLLWARNLGDRGRYGTPGIGTVGHLGMELLKTRTSIAPQHVPFNGNPQVIEAMLAGRIQLALLPPGLARPHVASGKFKAIGVTSPLRSPLFAELPTLREAEVRGADLEIWTALAAPAGMAKPAVARLNAALGEVLHAPEIQGQLLKAGWQSEAGTPQALAYRMRTDTSQLGGVILMRGIRSEG, encoded by the coding sequence ATGATCAGCAAACGCCGCCTGCTCCAAGGCGTGGCCGCCTCCTTGTGCGTTACCCCCGCCTGGGCCCAGCAGACTCTTTCACCGCCCCGTGCTGCCCGGGCCGGCGCAATGCCAGGCGCCTGGCCGACCCAGCCGGTCCGCGTCCTGGTCGGCTTTCCCGCCGGTGCATCCCCCGACCTGGCGGCACGGGCCATCGCCGAGCCGCTGGCCAGGCAGCTGGGCCAGCCCGTCATCGTCGAGAACAAGCCCGGCGCCAGCGGCAACGTGGCCGCCAGCCTGGTGGCGAAGGCGCAGGACGACCACACCATCGGCGCCCTGATCAATGGCAACCTCACGATCGCCAAGCTGCTCAACCCGGCCACGCCTTTCGACCCCGAGAAAGACTTCGCGCCAGTCGGGCTGATCGGCACCGCCCCGCTGGTGCTGGCGACCTCCGGCGAGGCGGTGGGCAAGACGCCCGCCGAGCTGCTGCTGTGGGCACGCAACCTGGGCGACAGGGGCAGGTACGGCACCCCGGGGATCGGCACCGTGGGCCATCTGGGCATGGAGCTCCTGAAGACCCGCACCAGCATCGCGCCGCAACACGTCCCCTTCAACGGCAACCCGCAGGTGATCGAGGCCATGCTCGCCGGCAGGATCCAATTGGCGCTGTTGCCGCCCGGACTCGCCAGGCCGCATGTGGCCTCGGGCAAGTTCAAGGCCATCGGCGTGACTTCGCCACTGCGCAGCCCGCTCTTCGCGGAGTTGCCCACCCTGCGCGAGGCCGAGGTGCGTGGCGCCGACCTCGAGATCTGGACCGCGCTCGCGGCGCCGGCCGGCATGGCGAAGCCGGCGGTGGCGCGCCTGAATGCCGCTTTGGGCGAGGTCCTGCACGCCCCCGAAATCCAGGGGCAGTTGCTGAAGGCCGGCTGGCAGAGCGAGGCCGGGACGCCGCAGGCGTTGGCCTATCGCATGCGGACCGACACGTCCCAGCTGGGTGGCGTGATCTTGATGCGGGGCATCCGGTCGGAGGGGTAG
- a CDS encoding tripartite tricarboxylate transporter substrate binding protein produces MHPSRRQALLAGLAALLAASGASAQGWPAKPIRLVVPFSAGGANDLMARAAADGASKALGQPIVVDNKPGAGATLGADIVAKSPPDGYTFLVSAAGVISNSMIKKNMPYKDTDLVPVSMIGLAPSVILVPADAPYNNLKEFIAASKAGPGFHWATAGTGSTPHFVEGMLETKYGAKLDLVPYKSGSESITAVLGKQVEATSEASIVALPYLKSGKLKALANTWTTRISAYPQLSTAAEQGFPDVRIAHWAGVHAPHGTPDAVLDKMSAAIDAAMKTPAIAEKLKGMGIEPVGGTRASFVQFVDAERARLGAVVKATGMKDE; encoded by the coding sequence ATGCATCCCTCCCGTCGCCAGGCCCTTCTGGCCGGCCTTGCCGCTCTTCTCGCCGCTAGCGGCGCCTCCGCGCAGGGGTGGCCTGCCAAGCCGATCCGCCTGGTCGTGCCCTTCTCGGCCGGCGGAGCCAACGACCTGATGGCGCGAGCCGCGGCCGACGGTGCCTCCAAGGCGCTGGGCCAGCCCATCGTCGTCGACAACAAGCCCGGCGCCGGCGCCACGCTGGGCGCCGATATCGTTGCCAAGAGTCCGCCCGACGGCTACACCTTCCTGGTGAGCGCCGCGGGCGTGATCTCGAACAGCATGATCAAGAAGAACATGCCCTACAAGGACACCGACCTGGTGCCCGTCAGCATGATCGGCCTCGCGCCCTCGGTGATCCTGGTGCCGGCCGATGCGCCCTACAACAACCTGAAGGAGTTCATCGCCGCCTCCAAGGCGGGGCCTGGCTTCCACTGGGCCACGGCGGGAACCGGCAGCACACCGCATTTCGTCGAGGGCATGCTGGAGACGAAGTACGGCGCCAAGCTCGACCTGGTCCCCTACAAGAGCGGATCGGAATCGATCACGGCGGTGCTCGGCAAGCAGGTCGAGGCCACCTCGGAGGCCAGCATCGTCGCGCTGCCCTACCTCAAGAGCGGCAAGCTGAAGGCGCTGGCCAATACCTGGACCACGCGCATCTCGGCCTACCCGCAGCTGAGCACTGCCGCGGAGCAGGGCTTCCCCGACGTTCGCATCGCCCACTGGGCCGGCGTGCATGCGCCTCACGGGACACCCGACGCAGTGCTCGACAAGATGAGCGCAGCCATCGACGCCGCCATGAAGACGCCGGCCATCGCCGAGAAGCTCAAAGGCATGGGCATCGAGCCCGTCGGCGGCACGCGCGCCTCCTTCGTGCAGTTCGTCGATGCCGAGCGTGCCCGCCTCGGCGCGGTGGTCAAGGCCACCGGCATGAAGGACGAATGA
- a CDS encoding isocitrate lyase/PEP mutase family protein translates to MTDNTIHPGTLLRRKVAAKRGLVVPGAANALAARVIEELGFEAVYLSGAGLTNTFYGIPDLGFVHLGDLAQHTAALRDAVKLPIVVDADTGFGNALNVQHTVRTLERAGANAIQLEDQVSPKKCGHFEGKAVIARDEMLGKVKAAVDARAHADFLVIARTDAAAVEGIDAAIARAAAYAEAGADITFVEAPESLDALRRIPRELACPQVVNVVIGGKTPTLDAAEFGAMGFGLVLYANAALQGAVRGMTQALQALRDGGRLDEASGLVATFAERQALVRKNEYDALDRRYA, encoded by the coding sequence ATGACCGACAACACCATCCACCCGGGCACCCTGCTGCGCCGGAAGGTCGCGGCGAAGCGCGGCCTCGTCGTGCCGGGCGCGGCCAACGCACTGGCCGCGCGCGTGATCGAGGAACTGGGCTTCGAAGCCGTCTACCTCAGCGGCGCAGGGCTCACCAACACCTTCTACGGCATCCCGGACCTGGGCTTCGTCCACTTGGGCGACCTGGCACAGCACACGGCCGCGCTGCGCGACGCGGTGAAGCTGCCGATCGTCGTCGACGCAGACACCGGCTTCGGCAACGCGCTCAACGTGCAGCACACGGTGCGCACGCTGGAGCGCGCGGGCGCCAACGCGATTCAGCTGGAAGACCAGGTCAGTCCCAAGAAGTGCGGACACTTCGAGGGCAAGGCGGTGATCGCGCGCGACGAGATGCTGGGCAAGGTGAAGGCGGCGGTCGACGCACGAGCGCATGCCGATTTCCTGGTGATCGCGCGCACCGACGCCGCTGCGGTCGAGGGGATCGATGCCGCCATCGCGCGCGCCGCCGCCTATGCCGAAGCCGGCGCCGACATCACCTTCGTCGAGGCGCCCGAGTCGCTGGACGCGCTGCGCCGCATCCCGCGCGAATTGGCCTGCCCCCAGGTGGTCAACGTGGTGATCGGCGGCAAGACGCCCACGCTGGACGCGGCGGAGTTCGGTGCCATGGGCTTCGGCCTGGTGCTGTATGCCAACGCCGCGCTGCAGGGCGCCGTGCGCGGCATGACGCAGGCGCTGCAGGCCCTGCGCGACGGCGGCCGGCTCGACGAGGCGAGCGGCCTGGTCGCCACCTTCGCCGAGCGCCAGGCGCTGGTGCGCAAGAACGAGTACGACGCCCTCGACCGGCGCTATGCCTGA
- a CDS encoding amidohydrolase family protein yields MPEPASAPLAISAIDSHAHVFRRGLPLAPVHRHAPDYDALLPDYLALLDAHAVSHGVLVQPSFLGTDNGFLLDALRACPQRLRGVVIIEPTLGDEALADLDRQGVRGIRLNLVGLPIPDFASAEWRRLFERVRALDWHVELHRESHDLRRAGQPIVDAGCKLVVDHFGRPGKVLADDEGFAWLLDSAATQRVWVKLAAAYRSWPDPRGSAARAAAQSLLQAFGAGRLLWGSDWPHTQHQALADFGTTWRALADWVQDEHARRRILVDTPAALFRFA; encoded by the coding sequence ATGCCTGAGCCGGCCAGCGCACCCCTCGCGATCAGCGCGATCGACAGCCACGCCCACGTGTTCCGGCGCGGCCTGCCGCTGGCCCCGGTGCACCGCCATGCGCCGGACTACGACGCCCTCTTGCCCGACTACCTGGCGTTGCTCGATGCGCATGCGGTCTCGCACGGCGTATTGGTCCAGCCGAGCTTCCTGGGCACCGACAACGGCTTTCTGCTCGATGCGCTGCGTGCGTGCCCGCAGCGGCTGCGCGGCGTCGTGATCATCGAGCCCACGCTGGGCGACGAGGCGCTGGCGGACCTGGACCGGCAGGGCGTCCGCGGCATCCGGCTCAACCTCGTGGGATTGCCCATTCCGGATTTCGCGAGCGCTGAGTGGCGCCGCCTGTTCGAGCGCGTGCGCGCACTCGACTGGCATGTGGAGCTGCATCGCGAATCGCACGACCTTCGGCGGGCCGGCCAGCCGATCGTCGATGCCGGCTGCAAGCTGGTGGTCGACCATTTCGGCCGCCCCGGCAAGGTGCTCGCCGACGACGAAGGTTTTGCATGGTTGCTGGACAGCGCCGCCACGCAGCGCGTGTGGGTCAAGCTGGCCGCGGCCTACCGCAGCTGGCCCGACCCGCGCGGAAGCGCCGCCCGGGCCGCGGCGCAATCGCTGCTGCAGGCGTTCGGCGCCGGGCGCCTGCTCTGGGGCAGCGATTGGCCGCATACACAACACCAGGCACTGGCGGACTTCGGGACCACCTGGCGGGCACTGGCCGACTGGGTGCAGGATGAACACGCGCGCCGTCGCATCCTGGTCGACACGCCCGCGGCGCTGTTCCGCTTCGCCTGA
- a CDS encoding tripartite tricarboxylate transporter substrate binding protein, with product MPHRPRFTRVVPRALAGAVLLLAALAAQAQSWPAKPIRMVVTYPPGGTVDAVARILAPKLSARLGQPVVVDNRGGAGGAIGGELVAKSPADGYTVMLDASNHAQNPALRSKMPFDTLRDFAPVSLLVKVPNILVVHPAAPIRSVKDLIAQARARPGEVNYASSGNGSSPHLAAELFDSMAKTRMTHVAYKGGGPALTDVMAGQVPVFFASLGSGMPYIQAGKLRPIAIGGKTRSPALPEVPTIAESGLPGYEMYEWNAVFVPAGTPAPVIERLSSEIAATLKEADVRQRLEALGAEVIGAGPAELDAFRRAELAKWSRLAKENKLQLD from the coding sequence ATGCCCCATCGGCCACGCTTCACGCGAGTCGTCCCCCGCGCCCTTGCCGGCGCAGTCCTTCTGCTGGCGGCACTCGCCGCACAGGCGCAGTCCTGGCCCGCCAAGCCGATCCGCATGGTCGTGACCTACCCGCCCGGCGGCACTGTCGATGCGGTGGCCCGCATCCTCGCCCCCAAGCTCTCGGCCCGGCTCGGCCAGCCGGTCGTGGTCGACAACCGCGGCGGCGCCGGCGGTGCGATCGGAGGTGAACTGGTGGCCAAGAGCCCGGCCGATGGCTACACCGTGATGCTCGACGCGTCCAACCATGCGCAGAACCCGGCGCTGCGCAGCAAGATGCCCTTCGACACGCTGCGCGACTTCGCGCCCGTGTCGCTCCTGGTCAAGGTCCCGAACATCCTGGTGGTGCATCCCGCGGCGCCGATCCGGAGCGTCAAGGACCTGATCGCGCAGGCCAGGGCGCGTCCGGGCGAGGTCAACTACGCGTCTTCGGGCAACGGCTCGTCGCCGCACCTGGCCGCCGAGCTCTTCGACTCGATGGCGAAAACGCGCATGACGCACGTGGCCTACAAGGGCGGTGGCCCGGCGCTCACGGACGTGATGGCAGGGCAGGTGCCGGTGTTCTTTGCCAGCCTGGGCTCGGGCATGCCCTACATCCAGGCCGGCAAGCTGCGGCCCATTGCCATCGGGGGCAAGACGCGCTCGCCCGCGCTGCCCGAGGTGCCGACCATCGCCGAGTCGGGCCTGCCGGGCTACGAGATGTACGAGTGGAACGCCGTGTTCGTGCCCGCGGGCACGCCGGCGCCGGTGATCGAACGGCTCTCCAGCGAGATCGCCGCGACGCTCAAGGAGGCAGACGTGCGCCAGCGCCTGGAGGCCCTGGGCGCCGAAGTGATCGGCGCCGGCCCGGCCGAGCTCGATGCCTTCCGTCGCGCCGAGCTCGCCAAATGGAGCCGGCTCGCCAAAGAGAACAAGCTTCAGCTCGACTGA
- a CDS encoding LysR family transcriptional regulator, whose protein sequence is MDTRQMRCILAISEAGSLTRAAEQLGIAQPALTQTLNRLEREIGTPLFTRTRRGATLTEAGLAVLDDVRASLAHSDAAAERARAIASGRAGRLTVGFVTHAIYEVLPRALRLVRAEHPRLEVVLREMSNAEQVDALAGGRIDIALLHPPVSIEARVNELRLGEDPMIAALPADFKVADDGCVSLAEVAEHGLVWFPEQQIPALRGQMLGAIRRAGFPVQVVQDANRTLTVLACVAAGLGWSLLPRSARALRHEGVRYAEVRDGAGLPAFELSAMWLARSRPTFADAFAQKLGPVQSS, encoded by the coding sequence ATGGACACCCGCCAGATGCGCTGCATCCTCGCGATCAGCGAGGCGGGCAGCCTCACGCGCGCGGCCGAGCAGCTGGGCATCGCCCAGCCGGCGCTCACCCAGACACTGAACCGCCTCGAGCGCGAGATCGGCACCCCGCTCTTCACGCGCACGCGGCGCGGCGCGACGCTCACCGAAGCCGGCCTTGCAGTGCTGGATGACGTGCGCGCCAGCCTCGCCCATTCCGACGCGGCGGCCGAGCGCGCACGCGCGATCGCCTCCGGCCGCGCAGGCCGGCTCACGGTCGGCTTCGTGACCCACGCCATCTACGAAGTGCTGCCGCGTGCCCTGCGCCTGGTGCGCGCCGAGCATCCGCGGCTCGAGGTGGTGCTGCGCGAGATGAGCAACGCCGAGCAGGTCGATGCGCTGGCAGGCGGGCGCATCGACATCGCGCTGCTGCACCCGCCGGTCTCCATCGAGGCGCGCGTGAACGAACTGCGCCTGGGCGAGGACCCGATGATTGCCGCGCTGCCGGCCGACTTCAAGGTGGCGGATGACGGCTGCGTGTCCTTGGCCGAGGTCGCGGAGCATGGTCTCGTCTGGTTTCCAGAGCAGCAGATCCCCGCCCTGCGCGGCCAGATGCTGGGCGCCATTCGCCGCGCCGGATTCCCGGTGCAAGTGGTGCAGGACGCGAACCGCACGCTGACGGTGCTGGCCTGCGTGGCAGCCGGCCTCGGCTGGTCGCTGCTGCCGCGCTCGGCCCGCGCGCTGCGCCACGAGGGCGTGCGCTACGCCGAGGTGCGCGACGGCGCGGGCCTTCCCGCCTTCGAGCTGTCGGCGATGTGGCTTGCGCGCTCGCGACCGACGTTCGCCGACGCGTTCGCCCAGAAACTGGGGCCGGTTCAGTCGAGCTGA